In Nitrososphaera sp., the sequence AGCGATTTGGAATTGATATCCCAGTATACTCACTGAAAGCTGCTCCTCAGCCGAGCAGACCCGACCTTCATCCTCTGATGACGGGAGTTACCTCTGAACGGTCTCTCGAATATGAGTTTGTTTCAAGATCGCTCATCTCAAGAAAGTGCCGTGCCCGAATTTTGGATGTCGGTGCCGCTAACTCTGGTCTTGTCAGGGAACTGCAGTCATTTGCAAATGGAAAATGGCATGTACTTGGTATAGATTTGAAAAGAACTTGTGATATCTTGATGGATGCCCGTCAGATGGGCTTTCGCGATGCAAGTATCGACCAAGTTCTTTGCATCAGCACGCTTGAGCACGTGGGAATGGACGATGGGTGCTCGAATACCGACAAGGAAGGAGACACAAAAGTCATCCGGGAAATATTCCGAGTGCTCAAGTCAGGTGGAAAACTAGTTCTTACAGTTCCAATTGGAGGGGCAAGTCCGTCTGAAGGTACGAAAGATGCTGTGGTTAAAGCGCGAGTTAGCTACATGCCAACAATGCGGACACGAATTTACGACAGCGCGAGCCTCGCAACTTTGGTCGAAGCGTTTACGATTGAATCTGGTGAATTCTACAGATATCAGAACGGTAGATGGGGCAGATGCAGCCTACAAACTGCGATGAGCGTACAGGAATCTGATCACAAAGGCAATGCAATTCCTGTGGGGTTTCATAGTAGCGCATGTGCCTGTCTACTATTAAGAAAAGGGCGAGATCAAGCTGCTCGGGACGCCTCATTTTTCGATACTAACGATCCGCCGCAAACTTGACAAAACGTGAATCCGCAGAGATTATCTATTTCCGATCTAGTTCACATTGCGAATATGGCTAAATCAAAGCCAAAATCTGACTTGCTAATCATAGTGAGCACTACTGCAATGAAGATACTAGAGATGAGTCAAGACGGCATCGAAGCAGAGCAAACAAACGAAGGGACAGTTGCTGGCAAGTACTCGGGAAAGCGTTGGGATACAGTAGAATTGCAAATGAACAGAGACGGTACCTCAAAGTTAAGTGTAAAGTTTATTCAAATGACAAGTAAAGGTATGGTATTTGGTATTGGTCAAGGAACTAGTGTGCGGCCAAGTGCAAGATGAATCCCCAAGGAGAGAAGCGAAGGAACTTCATGGGCGGATTCACCAAACCTATCTGAATACAAAGGCGCAAAATGGACATGCGAGGTAGAAAACAATCTAATGACAGAGAAAGCATCAATTGCCGTGAACTTTCAAGAGTAGTTAGCCCAAACAAGTTAAAGTGCCACGGTAAACAAACCCGCTGATGTTAGTACAGCGTAAAGACGGGGCAGTTTAGGGTTGTCCTGCCCCAATAGTCCAGTTACCTGACCACTGACCCCCACCCTTATCAGTACGTATCCCCCGGGCCCGCATCTATAACGGTGCGGAACCCTGGATAGAACGCTCGATGTTAACGCGCGTTCATTACTCCGCGGGAATCCTTCCCTGACTTGTCTATGCCATCTGTATGCCGGATTGGGTTCGCCAACTGATCTCTATGACTTAATGTGGGGAAACCTCTTTGAATGAAGGTGAGCCTCCAATGAACTTGGCAATTCTATGTCTAAGAAATACCTCGTGGTCCTTTCCGCAGTCGTTACATCTAAGCCGGATTTTGCCAGACACGCTCCTGTATTTTGGTTTTGTCGCCTCATCCTCCTCGACGCATTCCATAACGTTTCCGCATGTACATGAAATCGGGTGTTTTGGCATATGACAAGCTATACACGTTACTGCAATAAAGGCTTGATGAGCATGGAATTCAGACTGGCTAGCAGATTTTGAATATGTCCATCTCATTTTTCCGCTGATAAATGCATTGACCAGCGGTTGATATTGCGTCATCTCACTTATTGACCTCCAAGGCCAAATCCGTACTTGGCTAACCCGCCAATAGCCAATTCTGTAAAATGACAAGCCTTGCTATCGATAATTGTCTTCATTTACAAAATGTGTGCCATCTAACCAGATGGTTAAAGTATGACAAGCGCATAGTTTTGTAGTGGCAGAATCAAATACTGACGGCCAAGAATTCCCGCGTAAACAACAAGACAATGCAATTGATAGAGCTCACGCAAAACTTGCATCCGGAAAGAAAGAACTGGCAGAACTTGTCGAGAGCGGCGTGACCCAGCCTGATGACAGAATTATTGAACTGCGAGCAGAGAACCAACAGAACCAGCAGGTAGTAGACGAGGGGCCTTAGCTCCGGAAACGTGCGGAAAACTTTATCGTCGTCTACTGAGTCGTTATCCGCAAGGCAATTCAACTAAGAAACCCGAAATAGATTTCAATCTACAGTTCTGAAATCCGACTTTTCTTGTGAGAAGGCATCATCGTTCAATGTTGTGACGCTATCGCAGCCATGGTGTGTGTCAAATAAACGCAAAAGGGGGACGGCTGATTACCCCTCGTACTGCATACTTATCGCGATGTTGCGGAAAGTATATCGTCGATCCTCAGTAGCATTGCAGTCGTTTCGGTAGCTGATTTTAGAATCTGCTCCTTGACCGACAATGGCTCAATGACATTCTTTTTGCGCATATCCGCAACCTTCAGGCCTCTTACATCTATCCCTATCCATGGATTGTTCTCTTCCGATTGTCTTGAGTGCAACCCTGCAATACTATCAATTATGTCCATGCCTGCGTTCTCTGCAAGTGCAATTGGAATCGATTCCAGTGCGTCGGCATATGCCAGAATGGCATAGTGCTGCCTGCCAGAAACGCTAGAAGCCCATGCCCTCAGCTTTCTTGATACGAATGCTTCCGGCGCGCCTCCACCTGCGACGATTCCCGGCTTTTGCATGACGTCTTTTACAACCATCAGGGCATCATGCATCGAGCGATCGACCTCGTCGACAACCTTCTCCGAGCCGCCTCTTATCAAAATCGACACGGCCTTTGGGTTCTTGCATTTCTCAACAAACACCCATTTGTCGTTCTCCACCTTTCGCTCTTCGACATACTGTGCAGAACCAAGGTCCTTTGATGACGCATTCTCTGGATTTGACACGACGCTTGCGCCTGTCGCTTTTGCCAGGGCTCCCATATCTGATTCCTTTACCCTTTTTATTGCCAGGATGCCTGCCTTTGCGAGATACTCTAGAACTGTGTCATCTATTCCTTTTTGACAAAACAAAACGTTTGCCTTTGTTTGGGATACCTTGTCAGCCATCGATTTCAGCATTCTGATTTCCTCGTCTATGAACATCTTCATTTGGCCTGGCTGGCTTATCGTGATTTTGGCGTCGAACTCTGTCTTTTCTATTTCCAGAGGAGTGTTTAGGAGTAGAATCTTGGCGTCTTTGGCAAATCGAGGCATTGCAGGGTGGGCAATCTCTTTGTCAATAATGATGCCTTTTACCAATCTCGAATCGCGCATCGAACCTCCGGACTTTTTTTGAATCTTTACATTGTCAAGATCGATTTTGGCGTAGCTGCTATCATCGGTGATTTCCTCCGACTGTGAAGAGGGGGCCTCAGCTACTGCAAGCACGGCTCCGACTGCCAGCTTTGACAGCACATCGCTGTCTACTGATACAATCTTGGATTCCATACTGGTCCTTGCAATGTTTTCAAGGATTGAATGGTCGCCATCCAGCTTTACGTCTTCTGCTACTTTATTCAAAATATCCAAAGCCTGTGCCAAAGCCTTCCTATATCCATCCACCACTACCGTGGGATGAATGCCCTGCTTGACCAGATCCGCTGCCTTTTCCAGCAGCGCTCCCGCTATTATTACGGACGAAGTAGTTCCGTCGCCTGCTTCATTATCCACGGCCTTTGCGATTTCGACCATCATTTTTGCTGCCGGATGCTGCACGTCCATCTCCTTCAGGATGGTTGCGCCGTCATTTGTGATAGTTACGCCGCCCGTAGAATCAACAAGCATCTTGTCCATCCCTCGTGGGCCCAGAACGCTCCGCAGCATAGACGCGACGATTTTGGCCGCTGAAATATTGTTGTTTAGTGCTTCCCTTCCCCTCGTTTGGGAAGCCCCTTCCTTCAAGAGAAGTATTTGCGTTCCATCTCTTGTTGTTCCCACTATGGATAATGATGATGACATGTTGTCTGAAATATCTAGTCAATCGCTATAGAATTATCATGCGCTCTGCAATTGCGATATTCATGTCGTAACGCTCACAAATGCTTTCCGAATGGACCGAAAGACCTAGTCATGCCTTGTTCTTCTTTGCTCTAAGTCTCAATGCGCTTGCAGCACAAGCAAGTTCTATCTCTCAAACAACCTCGCTTGGGCCGTTGGATTATCAAGTATGACGATGGAATCTGGGGTGCAGCTTGCTCGGGCAACTCCTAAAACGCTCTGTCTCCAAAGGTGGCAGGTGCTCCGGAGAATTGTCGGTATATTTTCGTTCCCTGCGGCATGAAACTACGGGAAATTCATACTTGTGCTCTCTTTACGTGCAATCTAGCTCAAAACAGATGATTTGATGTAATCCCGACTGTCGCTGACATTATATGCCCCGGAAACTCTCCTGAAGTTGTGGAGATGAAGGTTGCTGTATTTTTCGACGCTAGCCACATCAGTGGTAAATTCGCTGAGCTCTCATGGCTACCCAGCTCTGCAGATGCTCCTGTCCCACATTTTGGATAAGAGAATCAGGCTGTTATTGAGTTCACGCAAGGTGTTCGCTGTCCTACTGGCCGCAACGACAGTCGAATTGATAGCAGAAGTATTCTGAGACGAGAAAGACTTCCAGGATGGTTGTTTCTAGGCTAGAACTATTGGACACCAAGGCCCCCTGCCCTTATTTTTTGCTGATAACGATATAGCGGCGGATTATTCCCGTCTCCTCACATGGCGTCGATAATTGAACTAGGCACGGATCTTTTTTTGCCTATTATCTTTACGATTTCGCTCCACACCACGTCCCTGACGCTTGGCATGGCCTTAATTTCTTCAAGCAGGTCGAGCAATTGCGAGTTATTTCTGACAATGACCTCAGCCCTAAGGTCAATCGTGTGCTCTCCAATGCTTCTTCCAACGTAAACCACTTCCTCTCTAAGCAACAGCTTTTCTGCGACCTTGACAGTCTGGCCGCCTCCGGTGTAGATCAGAAGGTCCACGCGTCTGTATCCCAGCTCATCTAGCTTTAGCGCATACGAGAATTCGAGGTATTGCTTTTCAAGAAAATTCCTCCGTCTCTGGATAGTGGTTCTTGGAAGTCCGAGCTTCTCGGCAAGCGCACGCGACGAAAGCCGGGCAGAGGGATCAAGCAGGAGCTTTAGCATTTTCTTATCGACTGTCGATAGTCTCTTTGTCCGTTGCATCTCCATCCTAACTGCGCCCAATTACCTTTGGCCGGTTCGCTGATTAAAGCGATTCGCTACTGACCTGATCCGTTCTTGCGAGGGTTGACGATTGGGTGATTAAACTGAATCTTGCGGTATTGGTCCAACAGATGTGCAAGCGGTAATTCCACACTAGCACATTTCATACTTTTCTTACCGAAAGAGGAACTAAACCGGTGCGTCGAATACAACCCAGACTATTGTCTTATTGGCTCCTTGTCTTTTCTCGTGTCCCCGACGGCTTTGAATTTCAGGCAGCCACACTTTTTGCATTCTAGATTTGAGCCGTGTTGTCTTCTTTGATGTCCGCAGTTGCAATGCTCCAAGTTCTCTTCTCTAAGGATTCTATCATCTGCCTCCACTTTATCAACTTGATCACGCTCTTGGGCCTCTGCTGTCCAGTAATAATTCCCCCGGTAAGTGACTGGGTTGAGAATGTGGACTGCATTGAGGAGTGGCGATTGCCTTAAAGATGTCAATTCAGGACACTATCAACTTCTTAATTAGGCGGCTCTGTGTATAGAGTCTGCCCGTGGCGATAGTAGTAAGATAATTCAATGATAGAACAAGACGACGAATATGAAATTACTGAGGACGACCAGCGGGGCGAGGCGAACGAAGCGGTCAACGCCGACAGGCAATTTGCAAAGCTTGAGCGAGAAAATAGACTGCTGGACAAGAAATCCGAGGACTATCAAGTCTTTAACAATGTTTTTGATAAGCCGACTCTGATGGCGATTACCAAGCTGATAAACAATGGCAGAATAAAATCTGTCAGGAGCCAGTTTGGCTCAGGCAAAGAATCGCAAGTCTTTCTTGCAGAAGCTCCCGACGGGTCTCTGCTTGCGCTAAAAATCTACCTGACAGTTAGCGCGGAATTCAGGAAACGCCGGCAGTATATCCAGGGAGACAGACGATTTTCAAGGACCAAATCAGACGTTCGAAGCCTGGTGTCAATCTGGGCAAATAAAGAGTTCAAGAACCTGCAATCTGCATATAGATGCGGGGTCAGCGTTCCGGCTCCTGTGCTCGTAAAGAGAAACTTGCTACTGATGAAATTCATCGGTGACAGTGAAGGCAATGCCGCGGTTATCCTCGCGCACTCGCCGGTCGTTTCAATAGACGATTATAACGAGATTATCGAGCAGATGCAGCTCCTCTACCAAAAAGCTGGCCTTGTACATGCCGACCTGTCTGAGTACAACATCTTCAAAACCAAGGCCGGAAAGATAGTGCTGTTTGACTTTGGCTCGGCAGTAGACATTCAGCATCCAAATGCAAAGCAATTACTTATTCGAGACATTGTCAATGTCAACAGGTTCTTTGAGAAGAATGGAATTGGCGTTCTGGATGTCGACTCGGCGATGAAGAAAATTTGCGGTGCAGACCAGGGGGACTGCACGACGATCAGCGCCAATCTCCACTTTCAATCCGAGCTTGAGAACTAGGTCAATTGTTCTTCTTCGGAATGATGCGATCCGAAGTACCCCGTGATCTCAAAGCCGAACGGTACTGGATTCAGTGGTTCAGCCGCTGGAACCCCAGAAATAACGCCTGTGGGAATCAGACGGTCGCTCGCTGAAGCGACGAGACAAGTTAGAAAGTTGTTCACTGCAGCTTGATAATTTCGTCCCATGTCCCGGACATCGAGAACATAAAGTACTTGTCATTGCCACTGGCTTCAAACTGCAAGATATCGCCGGCTGCTATCTGCGTCTTGAATAGTTTGTTTAGGTACTGAATAAAACTGGGTCCTGCCACAATGCTTCTCGCCTCGTGCTCAAACGGCTTGTTGTAGTATTTCTTCAGTGTATCAGATAGACCTGCGGTACTAAGCTCTTCGACAAGGTTTGACAAATCGACGTATGTCGCGTTCCTTTTGTATACTCGAATGACTGCCAATGTAAGGACTCACTTCCGTACGTCAAAGCGCTATATATTGATGCCTAGACCTGCCTCATCGCCAAACAACTTTAAGCGGGCAAGGCGAAATTAAGGCGAGCAATAATCATGTACAGAAACTGCAAATCATGCAACAAAGAGTACCAAGAGTTCAATGAAGGAATACAATATTCTCGCGCAACTGGAACAATGCTGAATTTCTGCTCCGACATTTGCTGCAGAGACTTTCTTAACCGCACTATTGCAGTGCAAAAATAGCAAGTCACACACCCGCAGCTACCGTGGATTTT encodes:
- a CDS encoding class I SAM-dependent methyltransferase, translating into MLEESPADQYQIQRRLESTPANEVSKALGELLSNKTVYIVAYRKSERFGIDIPVYSLKAAPQPSRPDLHPLMTGVTSERSLEYEFVSRSLISRKCRARILDVGAANSGLVRELQSFANGKWHVLGIDLKRTCDILMDARQMGFRDASIDQVLCISTLEHVGMDDGCSNTDKEGDTKVIREIFRVLKSGGKLVLTVPIGGASPSEGTKDAVVKARVSYMPTMRTRIYDSASLATLVEAFTIESGEFYRYQNGRWGRCSLQTAMSVQESDHKGNAIPVGFHSSACACLLLRKGRDQAARDASFFDTNDPPQT
- the thsA gene encoding thermosome subunit alpha, which gives rise to MSSSLSIVGTTRDGTQILLLKEGASQTRGREALNNNISAAKIVASMLRSVLGPRGMDKMLVDSTGGVTITNDGATILKEMDVQHPAAKMMVEIAKAVDNEAGDGTTSSVIIAGALLEKAADLVKQGIHPTVVVDGYRKALAQALDILNKVAEDVKLDGDHSILENIARTSMESKIVSVDSDVLSKLAVGAVLAVAEAPSSQSEEITDDSSYAKIDLDNVKIQKKSGGSMRDSRLVKGIIIDKEIAHPAMPRFAKDAKILLLNTPLEIEKTEFDAKITISQPGQMKMFIDEEIRMLKSMADKVSQTKANVLFCQKGIDDTVLEYLAKAGILAIKRVKESDMGALAKATGASVVSNPENASSKDLGSAQYVEERKVENDKWVFVEKCKNPKAVSILIRGGSEKVVDEVDRSMHDALMVVKDVMQKPGIVAGGGAPEAFVSRKLRAWASSVSGRQHYAILAYADALESIPIALAENAGMDIIDSIAGLHSRQSEENNPWIGIDVRGLKVADMRKKNVIEPLSVKEQILKSATETTAMLLRIDDILSATSR
- a CDS encoding Lrp/AsnC family transcriptional regulator; this translates as MGAVRMEMQRTKRLSTVDKKMLKLLLDPSARLSSRALAEKLGLPRTTIQRRRNFLEKQYLEFSYALKLDELGYRRVDLLIYTGGGQTVKVAEKLLLREEVVYVGRSIGEHTIDLRAEVIVRNNSQLLDLLEEIKAMPSVRDVVWSEIVKIIGKKRSVPSSIIDAM
- a CDS encoding serine protein kinase RIO, producing MIEQDDEYEITEDDQRGEANEAVNADRQFAKLERENRLLDKKSEDYQVFNNVFDKPTLMAITKLINNGRIKSVRSQFGSGKESQVFLAEAPDGSLLALKIYLTVSAEFRKRRQYIQGDRRFSRTKSDVRSLVSIWANKEFKNLQSAYRCGVSVPAPVLVKRNLLLMKFIGDSEGNAAVILAHSPVVSIDDYNEIIEQMQLLYQKAGLVHADLSEYNIFKTKAGKIVLFDFGSAVDIQHPNAKQLLIRDIVNVNRFFEKNGIGVLDVDSAMKKICGADQGDCTTISANLHFQSELEN